A genomic stretch from Falco naumanni isolate bFalNau1 chromosome 8, bFalNau1.pat, whole genome shotgun sequence includes:
- the LOC121092551 gene encoding LOW QUALITY PROTEIN: protocadherin gamma-A10-like (The sequence of the model RefSeq protein was modified relative to this genomic sequence to represent the inferred CDS: deleted 2 bases in 2 codons) produces MVSGSQAGAGGREGDGGDPRWTGPAASAASAASRRAARGEAGRAALGSARCLQCREEAAGAAVDRGGARGRPERCRQPRPLRPGSLALSLAAWLGDRADCERPRGAEQRCSEAEGPEAESRARGPFGGRRRGSAGGVRQRCARRGGAGGRRERALLCCVLLAAWEAAWGQLRYSVPEEMPKGSFVGDVAKDLALQLPALPDRGVSLVCEGKAQNFILHKKTGHLVTAERIDREQLCEGLQQCVLRCEVIVDGEMKVYGVDVEITDINDNAPSFREAEKEVRISEMTAPGSRFPLAEAHDPDAGANSLQSYELSGDEHFSLAVQAGPGGDQRPELVLAKALDREEAAFHELVLRASDGGEPARTGTARIRVAVLDANDNAPQFSQAEYTVRVPEDVPVGSVLLTVTAADADEGLNGHVKYSVKKISERASKIFHLDTETGSITVVRSLDFEEAESYDLEVQAHDGGGLSDTAKVAISVTDVNDNAPEISVRSALSAISEDAPSGTVVALLHVQDRDSGANGEVRCSIGEGLPFRLEKSFEGYYRVVTARELDREEVAEYNVTVRAADGGSPSLWSGAVLALRVLDVNDNAPVFAEARYSARLPENNAAGALVLTVRAADADWGQNARVRYRLSEGRVRGAPLSSYVSVQAETGALYALRSFDYEEVREVGLWVRAEDGGAPALSSNVSVRLVIVDENDNAPQVLYPPAAPGAGWAGVELAPRSAEPGALVAKVVAVDADAGQNAWLSYELAKATEPGLFRVGLHSGEVRTARFPLARDAARQSLVVVVKDHGRPALSATATLTVVLAESVAELLSELGSAAAAPGEPAGSLTRWLVVAVAAVSCLFLAFLLLLLALRLRRWRRSQLLAAGSGAARGVPASHFVGIDGVRAFLHSYSHEVSLTADSRKSQLRLSAGSCCDTLPARPPPDEPAPLLGDDPAAPPVSASGRTCFATHLSAASLPFLSRLLILRGEVWLGLRQSFI; encoded by the exons ATGGTCTcggggagccaggcaggggcgGGCGGGAGAGAAGGCGACGGTGGAGATCCCCGCTGGACGGGACCCGCTGCCTCCGCGGCGAGTGCCGCGTCCCGGCGAGCTGCCCGTGGGGAGGCCGGGCGAGCCGCGCTCGGCAGCGCTCGGTGCCTGCAGTGCCGGGAGGAGGCTGCGGGCGCCGCTGTTGACCGAGGAGGAGCGAGAGGAAGGCCGGagcgctgcaggcagccccgccCGCTGCGGCCCGGCTCGCTCGCTCTCTCACTCGCTGCCTGGCTCGGCGACCGGGCGGACTGCGAGCGTCCCCGCGGTGCAGAGCAGCGCTGCAGCGAAGCGGAGGGGCCCGAAGCGGAGAGCCGTGCTCGTGGCCCTTTCGGGGGTCGGCGGCGGGGATCTGCCGGTGGTGTC CGGCAGAGATGTGCGCGGCGGGGAGGCGCTGGGGGCCGGCGGGAGCGAGCCCTGCTCTGTTGCGTCCTGCTGGCGGCGTGGGAGGCGGCGTGGGGGCAGCTGCGCTACTCGGTTCCCGAGGAGATGCCGAAGGGCTCGTTCGTGGGCGACGTGGCCAAGGACCTGGCGCTGCAGCTGCCCGCGCTCCCCGACCGCGGTGTGAGCCTTGTCTGCGAAGGTAAGGCGCAGAATTTCATCCTGCACAAAAAGACGGGACACTTGGTGACGGCGGAGAGGATAgacagagagcagctctgcgAGGGCCTGCAGCAATGCGTGCTGCGCTGTGAGGTGATAGTGGACGGGGAAATGAAGGTTTACGGCGTCGACGTGGAGATCACGGACATTAACGACAACGCGCCCAGCTTCcgagaggcagaaaaagaagtgCGAATAAGCGAGATGACAGCGCCGGGGTCGCGGTTTCCCCTGGCCGAGGCTCACGACCCGGACGCGGGAGCGAATTCCCTGCAGAGCTACGAGCTGAGCGGCGACGAGCACTTCTCGCTGGCCGTGCAGGCGGGCCCCGGCGGGGACCAGCGCCCCGAGCTGGTGCTGGCCAAGGCGCTGGACCGGGAGGAGGCGGCGTTCCACGAGCTGGTGCTGAGGGCGAGCGACGGCGGCGAGCCGGCACGGACGGGCACGGCGCGGATCCGCGTGGCCGTGCTGGACGCGAACGACAACGCGCCCCAGTTCAGCCAGGCCGAGTACACGGTGCGTGTGCCGGAGGACGTGCCCGTGGGCTCCGTCCTTCTCACCGTCACGGCCGCCGACGCCGACGAGGGGCTGAACGGGCACGTGAAATACTCAGTGAAGAAAATCTCGGAAAGAGCGTCAAAGATTTTCCACCTGGACACTGAGACGGGATCGATCACGGTGGTGCGGAGCCTGGACTTCGAGGAAGCCGAGTCGTACGATCTTGAGGTGCAAGCACATGATGGCGGAGGTCTCTCTGATACTGCCAAAGTCGCGATCAGCGTGACAGACGTGAACGACAATGCGCCCGAGATTTCTGTGCGGTCGGCGCTGAGCGCGATCTCCGAGGACGCGCCGTCGGGGACGGTGGTGGCCCTGCTGCACGTGCAGGACCGGGACTCGGGGGCGAACGGCGAGGTGCGGTGCAGCATCGGCGAG GGGCTGCCGTTCCGGCTGGAGAAGTCCTTTGAGGGCTACTACCGCGTGGTGACGGCGAGGGAACTGGACCGGGAGGAGGTGGCGGAGTACAACGTGACGGTGCGGGCGGCGGACGGCGGGTCGCCGTCGCTGTGGAGCGGCGCGGTGCTGGCGCTGCGGGTGCTGGACGTGAACGACAACGCGCCGGTGTTCGCGGAGGCGCGCTACAGCGCCCGTCTGCCCGAGAACAACGCGGCGGGCGCGCTGGTGCTGACGGTGCGGGCGGCGGACGCGGACTGGGGTCAGAACGCGCGCGTGCGGTACCGGCTGTCGGAGGGTCGGGTGCGCGGCGCGCCGCTCTCGTCCTACGTGTCGGTGCAGGCGGAGACGGGCGCGCTGTACGCGCTGCGCTCCTTCGACTACGAGGAGGTGCGCGaggtggggctgtgggtgcGGGCGGAGGACGGCGGCGCGCCGGCGCTGAGCAGCAACGTGTCGGTGCGTCTCGTGATCGTGGACGAGAACGACAACGCGCCGCAGGTGCTGTACCCgccggcggcgccgggcgcggGCTGGGCGGGCGTGGAGCTGGCGCCGCGCTCGGCGGAGCCCGGGGCGCTGGTGGCCAAGGTGGTGGCGGTGGACGCGGACGCGGGACAGAACGCGTGGCTGTCGTACGAGCTGGCCAAGGCGACGGAGCCGGGGCTGTTCCGCGTGGGGCTGCACAGCGGCGAGGTGCGCACGGCGCGCTTCCCGCTGGCCCGCGACGCGGCGCGGCAgagcctggtggtggtggtgaaggacCACGGGCGGCCGGCGCTGTCGGCCACGGCCACGCTGACGGTGGTGCTGGCCGAGAGCGTGGCCGAGCTGCTCTCGGAGCtgggcagcgcggcggcggcgccgggcgagCCGGCCGGCAGCCTGACGCGCTGGCTGGTGGTGGCCGTGGCGGCCGTGTCCTGCCTCTTCCTcgccttcctgctgctgctgctggcgctgcGCCTGCGGCGCTGGCGCCGCTCGCAGCTGctggcggcgggcagcggcgccgcGCGCGGCGTCCCGGCCTCGCACTTCGTGGGCATCGACGGCGTCCGCGCCTTCCTGCACTCCTACTCGCACGAGGTGTCGCTCACCGCCGACTCGCGCAAGAGCCAGCTCCGCTTGTCGGCCGGCAGCTGCTGCGACACCctgccggcccggccgccgcccgaCGAGCCCGCGCCGCTGCTCGGCGACgaccccgccgcgcccccggtGAGTGCCTCTGGCCGGACATGTTTCGCTACgcatctctctgctgcttctctgccctTTCTCTCCCGTCTTCTTATACTGCGTGGGGAGGTTTGGTTAGGACTGAGGCAAAGTTTCATTTAG
- the LOC121092546 gene encoding protocadherin gamma-B5-like yields MAGRPGPSRRRAAGRALLPAVLLCLCCRAAPERIRYAIPEELGRGSLVGPLARDLGLSPAELPARKLRLSAEKQYFSVSGENGNLYVSERLDREQMCGESPSCAVSFEALVQNPLNVFHVDVAIHDVNDNAPAFSKAALHLDIAEFTSPGARFLLEIAEDADVGSNSQLTYQLSSNPSFSLAVKESPGGKTQPELVLERALDREKQSSFELVLTAVDGGDPARSGTVQVRVNVTDANDNPPVFSKSVYEARVRENLPPGSPVLRVRATDADAGSNARVSYSFGNVPDGVRALFSVDSESGEVRTAGPLDFEERSKYSFGLEARDGGGLTAHCEVQLEITDENDNAPEITVLSVSSPVPEDAPAGTVVAVVKVRDRDSGENGQVSCELSGEAPLSIVASSGGSYKVVTASALDREQAAEHRVTVVARDGGSPALSSRTALVLEVSDVNDNAPVFEEAAYSAYVAENNAAGAPVLRVRARDADAGANGRVSYWLAGGSAGAAPYVSVEARSGAVYAQRSFDYEQCREFAVAVRAQDGGAPARSSTATVRVFVLDRNDNAPRVLWPAAGAGAEAAAGAGPFEVVPRSAEAGYLVAKVVAVDADAGRNAWLSYELVQAPEPALFRVGLHSGEVRTARAVSERDAAKQRLVAVVKDHGQPALSATATLHVVLAESLQEALPELSERAADADAPAELQFYLVLALALLSALFLLSVALAVVARVRGAGPPAVLRCLGAQRFSVAGAAFPADFCEGTLPYSYNLCVAPGRAVAEGAWLPPPLPSLPAEELLGGEPCGKPSPSSSAGAGEPPADADAPQVGKPARSRSSPRAFPSRRPLFPGASRGGGAGAALGRVPARERRHARALRLPLNALSHRKVRVAP; encoded by the coding sequence ATGGCGGGCAGGCCGGGGCCGAGCCGGCGGCGAGCGGCCGGGCGAGCGCTGCTGCCCGCcgtgctgctgtgcttgtgctgcCGGGCGGCGCCGGAGCGGATCCGCTACGCCATCCCcgaggagctgggcaggggctcGCTGGTGGGGCCGCTGGCGCGGGAcctggggctgagcccggcCGAGCTGCCGGCACGCAAGCTGCGGCTCAGCGCCGAGAAGCAATACTTCAGCGTGAGCGGGGAGAACGGGAACTTGTACGTGAGCGAGAGGCTGGACCGGGAGCAGATGTGCGGCGAGTCGCCGTCCTGCGCTGTCAGCTTCGAGGCGCTGGTGCAGAACCCGCTCAATGTCTTCCACGTCGACGTCGCCATCCACGACGTCAACGACAATGCGCCGGctttcagcaaggctgctcTCCACCTCGACATCGCAGAGTTCACTTCTCCAGGAGCTCGTTTTCTGCTGGAGATTGCCGAGGATGCAGACGTGGGCAGCAACTCGCAGCTGACTTACCAGCTCAGCAGCAACCCGTCCTTCAGCCTGGCCGTCAAGGAGAGCCCAGGTGGAAAGACGCAGCCGGAATTAGTGCTGGAGCGCGCGTTGGACCGTGAGAAGCAGAGCTCCTTCGAGCTGGTGCTGACGGCGGTGGATGGAGGGGACCCCGCCAGGTCCGGGACCGTGCAGGTCCGCGTCAACGTGACGGACGCCAACGACAACCCGCCCGTGTTCAGTAAAAGTGTCTACGAGGCGCGAGTGCGGGAGAATCTGCCGCCGGGGTCGCCAGTGCTGCGGGTGCGGGCCACGGATGCGGACGCGGGCTCCAACGCGCGGGTCTCCTACTCCTTCGGCAACGTCCCCGACGGCGTCCGCGCGTTGTTCAGCGTGGACAGCGAGAGCGGCGAGGTCAGGACAGCGGGTCCCCTCGATTTCGAGGAGAGGAGTAAATACAGCTTCGGCCTGGAGGCGAGGGACGGGGGCGGGCTGACGGCGCACTGCGAGGTGCAGCTAGAGATCACCGACGAGAACGACAACGCGCCCGAAATCACGGTGCTGTCGGTGTCGAGTCCGGTGCCCGAGGACGCGCCGGCCGGCACGGTGGTGGCCGTGGTGAAAGTGcgggaccgggactccggggagAACGGTCAGGTGTCGTGCGAGCTGTCGGGCGAGGCGCCGCTGTCGATCGTGGCGTCGTCGGGCGGCTCGTACAAGGTGGTGACGGCGAGTGCGCTGGACCGGGAGCAAGCGGCCGAGCACCGGGTGACGGTGGTGGCCAGGGACGGCGGCAGCCCGGCGCTGTCCAGCCGCACGGCGCTGGTGCTGGAGGTGTCGGACGTGAACGACAACGCGCCGGTGTTCGAGGAGGCCGCCTACAGCGCCTACGTGGCGGAGAACAACGCGGCGGGCGCGCCGGTGCTGCGCGTGCGCGCGCGGGACGCGGACGCGGGCGCCAACGGGCGCGTGAGCTACTGGCTggcgggcggcagcgcgggcGCGGCGCCGTACGTGTCGGTGGaggcgcggagcggcgcggtGTACGCGCAGCGCTCCTTCGACTACGAGCAGTGCCGCGAGTTCGCGGTGGCGGTGCGGGCGCAGGACGGCGGGGCGCCGGCGCGGAGCTCGACGGCGACGGTGCGCGTCTTCGTGCTGGACCGCAACGACAACGCGCCGCGCGTGCTGtggccggcggcgggcgcgggggcggaggcggcggcgggcgcggggccgtTCGAGGTGGTGCCGCGCTCGGCCGAGGCCGGGTACCTGGTGGCCAAGGTGGTGGCGGTGGACGCGGACGCGGGGCGCAACGCGTGGCTGTCGTACGAGCTGGTGCAGGCGCCGGAGCCGGCGCTGTTCCGCGTGGGGCTGCACAGCGGCGAGGTGCGCACGGCGCGGGCCGTGTCGGAGAGGGACGCGGCCAAGCAGCGGCTGGTGGCCGTGGTGAAGGACCACGGGCAGCCGGCGCTGTCGGCCACGGCCACGCTGCACGTGGTGCTGGCCGAGAGCTTGCAGGAGGCGCTGCCGGAGCTGAGCGAGCGGGCGGCGGACGCCGACGCGCCGGCGGAGCTGCAGTTCTACCTGGTGCTGGCGCTGGCGCTGCTGTCCGCGCTGTTCCTGCTGAGCGTGGCGCTGGCCGTGGTGGCGCGGGTGCGCggcgccgggccgcccgccgTCCTGCGCTGCCTGGGCGCGCAGCGCTTCTCCGTGGCCGGCGCCGCCTTCCCGGCCGACTTCTGCGAGGGCACCTTGCCCTACTCCTACAACCTGTGCGTGGCGCCGGGCCGCGCCGTCGCCGAGGGCGCTtggctgccgccgccgctgcccagcctgcccgcGGAGGAGCTGCTCGGCGGGGAGCCCTGCGGGAAGCCGAGCCCGAGCAGCAGCGCCGGCGCGGGAGAGCCGCCCGCGGACGCCGACGCACCGCAGGTCGGTAAGCCCGCGCGCTCGCGATCCTCCCCTCGAGCCTTTCCGAGCCGCCGACCGCTCTTCCCCGGGGCTTCCCGCGGGGGCGGTGCAGGGGCAGCGCTGGGCCGTGTCCCCGCCAGGGAACGGAGGCACGCACGGGCTCTCCGCCTGCCCCTTAATGCTCTTTCCCACAGGAAGGTTCGCGTGGCGCCGTGA